A window of Enterobacter cloacae genomic DNA:
CGTAAAATCGTGTTGAGGCCAACGCCCATAATGCGTGCACTGGCGCGACATCCGACGCCATTCATGGCCATATCAATGATTTTCTGGTGTGTACCGGGCTGAGAGGCGGTGTAAGTGAACTGTAGCTGCCATGTTTTACGGCAGTGAGAGCAGAGATAGCGCTGATGTCCGGCAGTGCTTTTGCCGTTACGCACCACGCCTTCAGTAGCTGAGCAGGAGGGACAACTGATGGAGATGGAAGCCACGGGAGCACCTCAAAACCACCATCATACACTAAATCAGCAAGTTGGTAGCATTACCCAGAACTGGACAGAATAGGCTGTATGTCTAACTTCTGGCCACAGATATAATCGAGCCAGCAGTGCTCGCCGCAGCCGAGCGACAGGGCGAAGCCCCGAGTGAGCGAGGAAGCACCATGGAACAGTACTCATAAATTCTGCGTACGCTCAATGCCTGCAAAATCACCTCCCCTAGGGGTTATCCACTTATCCACGGGGATATTTTTATAAGATCTTTTTAAATAGTTGTTAGATCTTTATTTTTAGAATGCCCACAGGCCTTTATCCATGCGGGTTCCAGAGAGGGATCTGTGACAAAACGCCCTTTCAGTGTGACAAATCACCCTCAAATAGCCGCCCTTTCTGTGACAAGTTGCCCTTAACCCTGTGACAAATTGCCCTCA
This region includes:
- the insA gene encoding transposase, yielding MASISISCPSCSATEGVVRNGKSTAGHQRYLCSHCRKTWQLQFTYTASQPGTHQKIIDMAMNGVGCRASARIMGVGLNTILRHLKNSGRSR